One Nicotiana tomentosiformis chromosome 4, ASM39032v3, whole genome shotgun sequence genomic window carries:
- the LOC104088451 gene encoding uncharacterized protein produces MEHHTTTSRAEAERLLGVAEKLLREKDFGPCKDFALLAQETEPLLEGPDQILAIAEVLLASSKRINNHHDWYSILQIQSRTDDSELIKKQYRRLALLLHPDKNKYPSSDSAFGLVADAWAVLSDPTKKGLYDNELSLFSRVNLVPTRGRPKSYNKQQKRGDEKLPVRRSSRASGGSGGSNSGQNPNPVNFQNRVPVQPLQPKTAATPVSGGMRGQSVVNLWTACPYCYNLYEYPRVYEGCCLRCEKCNRAFTATAILSMPPLVPGREAYYCIWGFFPMGFVKGDLENGKSPAAAAGAGFPSWMPPMFSSEGNVNVANQTAPPIPVPAPAPAPAPAPVQAQAQAQAQTQAPPSAPRTMSASTGAKKRGRPRKYT; encoded by the coding sequence ATGGAACATCATACGACTACAAGCAGAGCTGAAGCAGAAAGATTACTAGGCGTTGCAGAAAAACTCCTCCGCGAAAAAGACTTCGGACCTTGTAAAGATTTTGCCCTTTTAGCACAAGAAACTGAGCCTTTATTAGAAGGTCCAGATCAGATCTTAGCCATTGCTGAAGTTCTTTTAGCTTCTTCAAAACGAATCAACAATCACCACGATTGGTACTCTATTCTTCAAATCCAAAGCCGAACTGATGATTCTGAGCTAATTAAGAAACAGTATCGTCGTTTAGCTCTTCTTCTTCACCCTGATAAGAATAAATACCCTTCTTCTGATTCTGCTTTTGGTCTTGTTGCTGATGCCTGGGCTGTTCTTTCGGATCCTACTAAAAAAGGTCTTTATGATAATGAGCTTTCCCTTTTTAGTAGGGTTAATTTGGTTCCAACAAGAGGACGGCCTAAGAGTTATAATAAACAGCAAAAAAGAGGAGATGAGAAATTGCCTGTGAGAAGAAGCAGTAGGGCTAGTGGGGGTAGTGGTGGGAGTAATTCGGGTCAGAACCCGAATCCGGTGAATTTTCAGAATAGGGTTCCTGTTCAGCCTCTGCAGCCGAAGACGGCGGCGACACCGGTGAGTGGTGGGATGAGGGGGCAAAGTGTGGTCAATTTATGGACGGCGTGTCCTTACTGTTACAACTTGTATGAGTATCCTAGGGTTTATGAAGGGTGTTGTTTAAGGTGTGAGAAGTGTAATAGGGCATTTACTGCAACTGCGATTTTGTCAATGCCGCCTTTGGTTCCTGGGAGAGAAGCTTATTATTGCATTTGGGGTTTTTTCCCAATGGGGTTTGTGAAGGGGGATTTGGAAAATGGGAAAAGTCCTGCTGCTGCTGCTGGTGCAGGATTTCCTAGTTGGATGCCACCTATGTTTTCATCCGAGGGAAATGTGAATGTTGCAAATCAAACTGCTCCTCCAATTCCGGTTCCAGCTCCAGCTCCAGCTCCAGCTCCAGCGCCAGTTCAGGCTCAAGCTCAGGCTCAAGCTCAGACTCAGGCTCCACCTTCGGCTCCAAGAACGATGTCAGCGTCAACGGGAGCTAAGAAAAGAGGTAGGCCTAGGAAGTATACCTAA